TATCCTAAGTTGCCTCTTCTTGGCTTTGGCTTTTTGCGATAAAGTAATAGATGAGAAAAGCCAAACCGGCGAAAATAAACATCAAACCAACCAGCGTTTCATCTGTAACGCTGCTAAAAACTTCAGGCACCATGAGTGCCAAGCCGATACCAACCAACGCCATTCCCCATTTCATGGATGACAGAGGCTGACCGGAGGAACTCACATTGGCCAAATACTTGATGTCTTCTTTCACCAGGCCTTTGTCTATTATTTTTCTTCGCAGCCAGTTATCAGAAATAATCTTAATAATAGCCACAAAAGAAAAAAAGACCACAGGCACGATGATGATCGGGATGAGATTGTCATTCATTGTTAACTCCTTTCATGAATTTTTCATTAATTTTATTGCGCCTTTTGTTGAAACATGTGACAGGGGCTTTTTAAAAAATGTTGCAACTTAAGGAGAAAGTTCTTTCATTGCAACATTTTTTTTAGTATTCTGTCATATACTGGTGAGGAAGAAAATGAATTTAGATACGAAGCCATTAATAGAAAAGAGTTTAGCCGGCGACAGAAATGCCTTTAAAGCATTGATAGAAGCGAATCAGCGGTTGGTGATGCATGTTGTATACAAAATGGTTTCTAATCACTCGGATGTTGAAGATATTTGTCAGGATGTATTTGTGAAAGTTTACCAAAATTTATCCAATTTCCAATTCAATTCTAAACTTTCCACCTGGATCGCGAAAATTGCATTCAACACAACGATTAACTTCCTGGAAAAAAAGAAAGTACCTTTATTCGACGATTTTTCTCCTGAAGATGTGACACTGGATCATCTGTCCGGAAATGGTACTTTGCCTGACGAATTCTCCGAACAGGGTGAGT
This portion of the candidate division KSB1 bacterium genome encodes:
- a CDS encoding sigma-70 family RNA polymerase sigma factor; the encoded protein is MNLDTKPLIEKSLAGDRNAFKALIEANQRLVMHVVYKMVSNHSDVEDICQDVFVKVYQNLSNFQFNSKLSTWIAKIAFNTTINFLEKKKVPLFDDFSPEDVTLDHLSGNGTLPDEFSEQGELGSILQGQIDNLPVQFRTILTLYHLDEMSYKEIGKIMDLPEGTVKSYLFRARKLLKDSLLSKYEEKELVQ